A single Dermacentor variabilis isolate Ectoservices chromosome 9, ASM5094787v1, whole genome shotgun sequence DNA region contains:
- the LOC142558158 gene encoding uncharacterized protein LOC142558158, with translation MRKSGTLLLKILVAAAVLHKCIGKGEECKNGCRYRDAMHNFKSFRLEATSESEPQKFCLTFVRVEGPKDTTVGLAQRRTTATYKVKYTTADNTTRDDSATITLFMSEFNVYFNSSESGAPLPVKMRFIYYMECFVIEQPSQGTSYYHVFVGDRLTDSAYRECIGKLQQYSGGTVNYLNKGRNCDQVMNLTVPMSWTSLHYIRG, from the exons ATGAGAAAAAGTGGAACACTCCTGCTAAAAATCCTTGTTGCGGCGGCGGTTCTTCATAAGTGCATCGGAAAAGGAGAGGAATGCAAAAATGGCTGCCGTTACAGGGAC GCGATGCACAACTTCAAGTCTTTTCGCCTGGAAGCTACATCAGAATCGGAGCCACAGAAGTTCTGCCTGACGTTTGTGAGAGTTGAAGGTCCAAAAGATACTACCGTCGGTTTAGCTCAACGTCGCACTACCGCCACCTACAAGGTCAAGTACACGACGGCGGACAATACCACACG AGATGACTCTGCCACAATAACTCTTTTCATGAGCGAGTTCAATGTCTACTTCAACAGCA GTGAAAGTGGCGCGCCTTTGCCGGTAAAGATGCGTTTTATTTACTATATGGAATGCTTCGTTATCGAGCAACCCAGTCAAGGCACATCTT ACTACCACGTCTTCGTAGGTGATAGGTTGACCGACAGCGCTTACAGAGAGTGCATCGGAAAACTCCAGCAATACTCCGGCGGAACCGTGAACTACCTCAACAAAGGTCGAAACTGCGATCAAGTGATGAACTTGACTGTACCAATGTCATGGACCTCACTTCACTACATCAGGGGCTAA